The following coding sequences are from one Nilaparvata lugens isolate BPH chromosome 6, ASM1435652v1, whole genome shotgun sequence window:
- the LOC111048972 gene encoding histidine-rich glycoprotein-like, which translates to MTTSLISLAAAICICAMAVESVWGLGDSETSDSHKKVIIHVPSYEKIIKHTHTVYKIIDKGGKHGHKHHGEVIHKHLHGGHVDHIHKHEGKHGHDHKHSGHAGHDHKHSGHASHHHAHAGHAAHAHKHHAHADHEHKHTGHGDHGHHHGGHFGHGHKHHGHGDHHHAHHGHGTHEHKHHVHGHKHGHGHGHDDIVRIGHFYPQSFPESYPQSFHQGYPQTKPMSNSYNSFFDSKNNSPQNSFFDSKNNQDSYFPYSDNVNTYEVIEEDNKSTLDDTTLPRSRLFHTYGGNSGFRVNNNIFQHSNLYHHSHLDGY; encoded by the exons GCGGCAGCAATATGTATTTGCGCAATGGCCGTGGAGAGCGTGTGGGGATTGGGCGACAGCGAGACATCAGATTC ACACAAGAAAGTGATCATCCACGTGCCATCCTATGAGAAGATCATAAAGCACACGCACACTGTCTACAAGATAATCGACAAGGGCGGCAAGCACGGCCACAAGCATCACGGTGAAGTCATCCACAAGCATCTGCACGGAGGCCATGTGGACCACATCCACAAACACGAGGGCAAGCACGGTCACGATCACAAGCACAGTGGTCACGCCGGTCACGATCATAAGCACAGTGGTCACGCGTCCCACCATCACGCGCACGCCGGACACGCTGCGCATGCGCACAAGCATCACGCACACGCCGACCATGAGCACAAGCACACTGGTCACGGCGATCACGGACACCATCACGGCGGTCACTTCGGCCACGGACACAAGCATCACGGACACGGCGACCACCATCACGCCCATCACGGACACGGTACTCACGAACACAAACATCACGTCCACGGCCACAAACACGGTCACGGTCACGGTCACGATGACATCGTTCGCATCGGTCATTTCTACCCCCAATCTTTCCCTGAAAGCTACCCCCAGTCATTCCATCAAGGTTACCCCCAAACCAAACCAATGAGCAATTCCTATAACAGCTTCTTCGACAGTAAAAACAACAGCCCACAAAACAGTTTCTTCGACAGCAAAAACAACCAGGACAGCTACTTCCCCTACTCTGATAACGTCAACACTTATGAGGTCATCGAAGAGGACAATAAGAGCACCCTTGATGACACCACCCTACCGCGGTCGAGGCTCTTCCATACATATGGTGGAAACTCCGGCTTTCGAGTGAATAACAACATCTTCCAACATTCAAATCTCTACCATCACTCACATCTAGATGGTTATTGA
- the LOC111048905 gene encoding feruloyl esterase B-like has product MKERPPPAPKGEYSDDPEYRSGDQSVGWRPSGGKLYPGSKGGWRSNKGVVYEQNYKGKWQPSAPDDYDGPDLTYGGKAPSNDYGPNHGGKGYGNDYGLSSGSKSYANDYGANSGGKGFGNDYGPSNGGKSFNNDYGSNSGGKSFSNDYPTNDYRAYKSDASSPSYKTIPVNNEPPHRFNPKNFRDYNSKDVSPPDVINYHGSDSDKREVRVAPTQGGVVKNWVKSPTNNIKSNWKSSTPSSAISSVWPELKEHSSWTQNPSSTYATTLPPFNNMPDLSHSNPGTASSYVYHNFGSADAVAAQHQGSGVIPPTANGASQATIRPLSSYQVQVNHYTERPVRS; this is encoded by the coding sequence ATGAAAGAGAGACCACCTCCTGCTCCCAAAGGCGAGTACAGTGATGACCCTGAGTACAGATCCGGGGACCAATCAGTGGGATGGCGTCCATCAGGGGGAAAATTATACCCCGGCAGTAAAGGGGGTTGGAGGAGTAATAAGGGGGTAGTTTATGAACAGAACTACAAGGGCAAATGGCAACCATCAGCCCCAGATGATTATGACGGTCCAGATCTCACCTATGGAGGAAAAGCACCAAGTAATGATTATGGTCCCAACCACGGAGGTAAAGGTTATGGAAATGATTATGGATTAAGCAGTGGAAGTAAAAGCTATGCAAATGATTACGGAGCAAACAGTGGGGGAAAAGGTTTTGGAAATGATTATGGACCAAGCAATGGAGGAAAAAGTTTCAATAATGACTATGGGTCAAACAGTGGAGGAAAAAGCTTCAGTAATGATTACCCAACCAACGATTACAGAGCCTACAAATCAGATGCTTCATCTCCTAGCTATAAAACTATTCCTGTCAACAACGAACCCCCACACAGATTCAACCCTAAAAACTTCAGAGACTACAATTCCAAGGACGTGTCACCACCTGATGTAATCAACTACCATGGATCTGATTCTGATAAACGAGAGGTACGAGTAGCGCCAACACAAGGAGGTGTTGTCAAAAATTGGGTTAAAAGTCCgacaaataatatcaaatcGAACTGGAAATCTTCAACTCCTTCTAGTGCTATATCCTCAGTTTGGCCAGAGTTGAAAGAACACAGCAGTTGGACACAAAACCCCTCATCAACATACGCTACCACACTTCCGCCCTTCAATAATATGCCAGATCTGAGTCACTCGAATCCGGGAACCGCCTCTTCGTATGTTTATCACAACTTTGGTTCAGCAGATGCGGTGGCTGCTCAGCATCAGGGTTCAGGTGTGATACCCCCCACTGCAAATGGTGCATCGCAAGCTACCATTAGACCCTTGTCATCGTACCAAGTACAAGTGAATCATTACACTGAGAGACCTGTTAGATCGTAA